The region ACTCTTTTTAACTTTTGCAATTTCCTCTGGAGTTCCTTTGGCGACAACTTGTCCGCCGCCTTTTCCTCCTTCGGGGCCAATGTCGATAATGTAATCGGCCAGTTTGATTACATCCATATTGTGTTCGATAATCAATATTGTATTCCCTTTGTCAACCAGTTTGTTAATCACGTCCATCAATACTCGAATGTCCTCAAAATGCAAACCTGTTGTGGGTTCGTCCAAAATATAAAAGGTATTTCCGGTATCTTTCTTAGATAATTCTCCGGCTAATTTTATTCGTTGTGCTTCTCCACCCGAAAGGGTTGTACTTTGTTGTCCCAATGTGATATAGCCTAAACCTACATCCTGAATGGATTTTACTTTTCTGTAGATCTTCGGAATCATTTCAAAGAACGGAACGGCTTCGTCTACCGTCATGTTCAAGACATCCGAAATGGATTTTCCTTTGTACCTGATTTCCAGAGTTTCCCTGTTGAAACGTTTGCCTTGGCAAGTTTCACATTCGACATACACATCCGGTAAAAAATTCATTTCTATGGTTCGTACTCCTGAACCTTCACAGGTTTCACAGCGTCCGCCTTTGACATTAAAACTGAAACGTCCCGCCTTATAACCGCGAATCATACTCTCAGGAGTCTTGGTAAACAAAGCTCTGATTTCGGTAAAAACTTCGGTATAAGTAGCCGGATTAGAGCGTGGCGTTCTACCTATCGGACTTTGGTCAATGTCAATCACTTTATCAATATGTTCCAGGCCTTCAATTTTTTTATAAGGCTGAGGCTTTTTGACACCATTAAAATAGTAGGCGTTCAAAATAGGGTAGAGCGTTTCATTAATCAGCGTCGATTTTCCGCTTCCTGAAACTCCCGTCACGCAAATCATTTTGCCCAAAGGCAATTCAATCGATATATTTTTGAGGTTATTTCCTGTTGCTCCAGTCAACTTTAGGAATTTCCCATTGCCTTCACGACGTTTTGCCGGGATTTCAATTTTCATTTCGCCGTTAAGATATTGGGCTGTCATCGAATGCGATGCCAGAATTTCGGCTGGAGTTCCTTTGCTGATGATTTCACCACCAAATTTCCCTGCCTTTGGTCCAATATCAATCACATAATCGGCGCGCTCAATCATGTCTTTATCGTGTTCTACCACGATTACTGAGTTCCCAATATCACGCAATTGTTCCAAAGAATGGATCAATTTTTCATTGTCTCTTTGGTGTAAACCGATACTGGGTTCGTCCAAAATATACAAAACACCCACCAGCTGCGAACCAATCTGGGTCGCTAATCGAATGCGTTGGGCTTCTCCTCCGGAAAGCGACTTGGAGCTTCGGCTTAAAGCCAAATAATCCAATCCAACATTCATCAGAAAGTCCAATCGGTCTTTGATCTCTTTGATAACTTCGGTCGCGATTCGTTTTTGTTTATCGGATAATTGGCTGTTCAGTTTTTTGAACCAAGCTGTCAAATCAGAAATATCCATATTGCACAATTCGGCAATATTTTTTTCATTGATTTTAAAGAATAATGCTTCTTTTTTTAATCGCGAACCTTCACAAACAGGACAGGATATTTCGTCCATGAATTCCTTTGCCCAACGTTTAATTGTTGTGGAACCGCTTTCGTCGTGTTGGTTTTTGATAAAATGGGCAATACCTTCAAAATCTATTTTATAATCGCGGGCAACGCCCAGATCTTTCGAATTTATAGTGAATTTTTCCTTACCGCCGTTCAAAATCATTTTCATGGCTTCTTCGGGAATTTTCTCAATGGGGTCGGTGATTTTAAAAGCGTATTTTTCGCCAATAATTTCCAATTGCTTGAAAATCCAAGAAGATTTGTATTCGCCCAAAGGCGCAAAACCGCCCGCTTTTATGGATAGTTTAGGATTGGGGATAATCTTTAGGATATTGATTTCGTTCACTGTTCCCAGACCGTTGCAATGATCGCAGGCTCCTTTTGGAGAGTTGAATGAAAATAAATTCGGTTCCGGATTTTGGTACGAAATTCCGGTTGTGGGACACATTAAGTTTCTACTGAAATAACGCACTTCGTTCGAATCTTGATCCAAAACCATCAATACAT is a window of Flavobacterium acetivorans DNA encoding:
- the uvrA gene encoding excinuclease ABC subunit UvrA — its product is MLDKDNTIEVLGARVHNLKNIDISIPREKLVVITGLSGSGKSSLAFDTIYAEGQRRYVETFSAYARQFLGGLERPDVDKIDGLSPVIAIEQKTTSKSPRSTVGTITEIYDFLRLLYARAADAYSYNTGEKMVSYSDEQIKDLIIEDFNGKRINILAPVIRARKGHYGELFQQIAKQGFLKVRVNGDILDITPGMKLDRYKTHDIEIVVDRIVIEATPDNEKRLSESINTAMHHGENVLMVLDQDSNEVRYFSRNLMCPTTGISYQNPEPNLFSFNSPKGACDHCNGLGTVNEINILKIIPNPKLSIKAGGFAPLGEYKSSWIFKQLEIIGEKYAFKITDPIEKIPEEAMKMILNGGKEKFTINSKDLGVARDYKIDFEGIAHFIKNQHDESGSTTIKRWAKEFMDEISCPVCEGSRLKKEALFFKINEKNIAELCNMDISDLTAWFKKLNSQLSDKQKRIATEVIKEIKDRLDFLMNVGLDYLALSRSSKSLSGGEAQRIRLATQIGSQLVGVLYILDEPSIGLHQRDNEKLIHSLEQLRDIGNSVIVVEHDKDMIERADYVIDIGPKAGKFGGEIISKGTPAEILASHSMTAQYLNGEMKIEIPAKRREGNGKFLKLTGATGNNLKNISIELPLGKMICVTGVSGSGKSTLINETLYPILNAYYFNGVKKPQPYKKIEGLEHIDKVIDIDQSPIGRTPRSNPATYTEVFTEIRALFTKTPESMIRGYKAGRFSFNVKGGRCETCEGSGVRTIEMNFLPDVYVECETCQGKRFNRETLEIRYKGKSISDVLNMTVDEAVPFFEMIPKIYRKVKSIQDVGLGYITLGQQSTTLSGGEAQRIKLAGELSKKDTGNTFYILDEPTTGLHFEDIRVLMDVINKLVDKGNTILIIEHNMDVIKLADYIIDIGPEGGKGGGQVVAKGTPEEIAKVKKSYTAQFLKKELL